The nucleotide window GATGAAGGAAGCCACGCGGGCTAGCACCCACGCCGCGCTCCTACCCCCAGATCTCGTTCCACGCTCGTGCCACCGGCCCCGCGAGCGACCTCCGCCCCGGCACCGGCGAGCTTCGCCCCAGCCGTGCCGCGAGCCGCcggcgggcgagctccgcccggGCACTGCCGCGCGAGCGATCTCCGCCCTAGCTGTGGGACCCAAGTACCgacgggcgagctccgccccagCCCTGCTGCGAGTCGACGGCAGCCCCGACGGAGGAAAGCCACGCTACCTAGCACCGCGCCGCCCCGCGCTTGCTCACACGACCCAGTGCAGCGCCCACCCGCTCGGCACCTACgcggagagaggaagaagacggaGGCAAACAGCGTTCAACTGTGTTCGCCCGGTCCGCTCCGCATCTTATGTGAATATGCTCCTCCGGGTGTGACCCAGTTCAACCCGACCCCAAACCAAACGCCTCTAAAACTAGCCGCTGCACAACATTTCGCTTAAATCAGTTTTTTCCCCAGTGTATACATACAGTTACTCAGTTATTGAATTTGGTCACGTCGATGATTCTGTAATATTGTCAACTAAAATTACAACGACTTTGCTATATCACCATAAATGGAAGAAATTTGACAAGAAAAGAATGAACACCAATATACACAGCTGCAATGACCACAAATGCCAGCGGCAACAAGACGAAGAGGATGCCAGGTTTCTTGCTCCACCGCCCCATGACCGCCAACCCAAACGGATAGAGGAGCGCCATGATCCACACGTTGAAGAGAATACCCAGCGCCGCATGCCTCTTCTGCACCGCAGACCACGCTCCGTTGTACACGACCGCTTCGCCCAGAGCCACGCCGATGGCCAAGACATTGGAGAACAGCACCACCGCCGGCGGGATCAGCATGGGCACCCACCGCATCTCGTACATGTCGGCGTacctgtcgtcgtcgtcgtcgtcagctgccgtcgtcgtcgtctgcTTCGAGGTGACCCTGAAGTGGATGCCCTTCCCTATGGGCTTCACCACCATGTGCAGCACCGCCGTCGGGTACGCGCTCATGGAGGCGATCATGAAGAACTGCTCGTTGCGCCACCAGTCGTTCCACGTGATCCCTGCCCACTTTATCTCGAAGACGCCGATGGTGTGGATTAGcccgacgacgatgacgaggtACAGCACGTAGCTAGTGAACGGCCTCTGGATGATGATTTCAGCCGGGATCAGCCACATCACCGGACAGAAGGCGTAGAGCAGGACGAAGACGGACGTGACCGGGTAGATGGTGAAGTTCAGGTACGCCGCCCGCTGCAGGAGGTGCAGCCGGCGGCCGGAGAGCAACGGGTTGTAAGGGGAGAAGAACACCTCCATGGATCCACCGGACCACCGGACAATCTGGTAGAGGCGCTCGGTGAGGTTGATGGGTGCAGTGCCTTGGAAGGCCTCGCGCTCCATGCTGCAGTACATGGAGCGCCACCCTTGCCCGTGGATGCGATAGCCGGTCACGATGTCCTCGGTTGCAATGTTGTATATGTACCCAACGCTGCTGCCCCAGTCCGTCCCTTGGTCGTACGACGACGACACGACCATGGTCATCTCGGCGAGGAACGCCTCGTCTAGCTCAGGAGGCACGATGCGGCGCTCCTGCTTCAGAGCTGCCAAGACCGAGTTCAAGAAGAGCACGGAGTTACCGAACTTGTTAGTGTCAACCGTGACGCCGTGCTCCTCGTCGGATCTCGAGCGAGGCGGTTCGACGCCGTAGAGCGCGAGGCGGCGGAACATGCAGCCGGTGCCGAGGTACGTCGGACCCTGGAGGCCGTTGAGGGCGTACATGGCGCCGTCGAAGAAGACCCTGTTGTGGTTGCCGTACCGGTCCGTGGGGTCGACGTTCTCGAACCGCTGCGGGAACTGGACGAAGCCGGTGCCGTCGCCCTCCCTCGCGTCCAGCATGAAGCACATAGCCGCTCGCAGGGCCTGCGAGTTGTTGATGTAGTGGTCGCAGTCGAAGTTGATGGTGAAGGGCGCGTTGGAGAGCAGCGCCGACACGCGCAGCTGCGCGTTCAGGTTGCCCGCCTTCTTGTTGTGCTCGCGGCCCGGGCTCTTCTCGCGGGACACGTACACGACCATCGGGAGCCGAGTGTCGACCCCGTCAAAGTTGATGGGGTTGATGTTGTTGCCGCCCTCTGCTGGAGGAGGCTCACAGACACAGCTCGGGTGGTTCTGCACAATCTGTCACAGTCACAGTCACAGAGCAAGAA belongs to Miscanthus floridulus cultivar M001 chromosome 4, ASM1932011v1, whole genome shotgun sequence and includes:
- the LOC136552505 gene encoding probable mixed-linked glucan synthase 3, with the protein product MSSSPVPGAGGAASEHDAAAGLREPLLLANGDNGGFHDGALAAVVVANCTHGGGSRANKEKDAVKAKDGYWVDVHHQPAVADVESGGGDRPLLFSNKKVMAALLYPYRVLILVRLVAVILFIAWRIKHNNSDVMWFWVTSVVGDVWFALSWLLYQLPKFSPIKRTPDLAALRQHYDDLPDGGSILPGIDVFVTTADPVSEPVLYTMNCVLSILATDYPVDRLTCYLTDDSGALVLYEALVEAASFAALWVPFCRKHSVEPRAPESYFQLEGMIYNGRSPPGEFMNDYRHVQREYEELKARLEMLPSTIKERSDVYNSMKAKEGAAHATMANGTQWPGTWIEPAENHRKGDHAGIVKIVQNHPSCVCEPPPAEGGNNINPINFDGVDTRLPMVVYVSREKSPGREHNKKAGNLNAQLRVSALLSNAPFTINFDCDHYINNSQALRAAMCFMLDAREGDGTGFVQFPQRFENVDPTDRYGNHNRVFFDGAMYALNGLQGPTYLGTGCMFRRLALYGVEPPRSRSDEEHGVTVDTNKFGNSVLFLNSVLAALKQERRIVPPELDEAFLAEMTMVVSSSYDQGTDWGSSVGYIYNIATEDIVTGYRIHGQGWRSMYCSMEREAFQGTAPINLTERLYQIVRWSGGSMEVFFSPYNPLLSGRRLHLLQRAAYLNFTIYPVTSVFVLLYAFCPVMWLIPAEIIIQRPFTSYVLYLVIVVGLIHTIGVFEIKWAGITWNDWWRNEQFFMIASMSAYPTAVLHMVVKPIGKGIHFRVTSKQTTTTAADDDDDDRYADMYEMRWVPMLIPPAVVLFSNVLAIGVALGEAVVYNGAWSAVQKRHAALGILFNVWIMALLYPFGLAVMGRWSKKPGILFVLLPLAFVVIAAVYIGVHSFLVKFLPFMVI